From Butyricimonas paravirosa, one genomic window encodes:
- a CDS encoding DegT/DnrJ/EryC1/StrS family aminotransferase: MENHQITVTSPLLPDLNEFNERLKDIWDSKWVTNNGKYHRQLEKELADYLKVPYVCLFTNGTLPLITALQAMRITGEVITTPYSFVATTHSLWWNGIKPVFVDIDPNNCGLDPEKIEAAITPKTTAIMPVHCYGKPCDMDGIQNVADKYGLKVIYDAAHAFGVEVDGKSVLEYGDMSTLSFHATKVYNTLEGGALVVKDEKMKQRIDYLKNFGFAGETEVIAPGINGKLDEVRAAYGILNLRQVDMAIAARCQVAIRYRETLRNVDGVSFFDDIPGIRHNYSYFPIFIDAKKYGMSRDELYFKMREQNVLGRRYFYPLISTFSTYRGLESSKWENLPVAQRIAEQVICLPMHHGLSEEDIAKVISCIVK, from the coding sequence ATGGAGAATCATCAAATTACAGTTACTTCGCCTTTACTTCCGGATTTGAATGAATTCAACGAGAGGTTGAAGGATATTTGGGATAGTAAATGGGTTACGAATAATGGCAAGTATCATAGGCAACTTGAAAAAGAGTTGGCGGATTATTTAAAAGTACCATATGTGTGTTTATTTACCAATGGAACTTTGCCATTAATTACAGCCTTACAGGCAATGCGTATTACAGGAGAAGTGATTACTACTCCTTATAGTTTCGTGGCAACTACACATTCACTGTGGTGGAATGGGATAAAGCCTGTATTTGTGGATATAGATCCGAATAACTGCGGCTTGGATCCGGAAAAGATTGAAGCCGCAATTACCCCTAAGACAACTGCTATTATGCCGGTTCACTGCTATGGCAAGCCATGTGATATGGATGGAATTCAAAATGTGGCTGATAAATATGGGTTAAAAGTTATTTATGATGCTGCACATGCTTTTGGAGTGGAGGTTGACGGAAAGTCTGTTTTGGAATATGGAGATATGAGCACCCTCAGTTTTCATGCTACCAAAGTATATAATACCCTTGAAGGAGGAGCTTTGGTTGTGAAAGATGAGAAGATGAAACAGAGGATAGACTATCTTAAAAATTTCGGTTTTGCTGGAGAAACGGAAGTAATCGCACCTGGTATTAATGGTAAACTCGATGAAGTTCGGGCTGCGTATGGGATACTAAATCTTAGACAAGTGGATATGGCTATTGCGGCACGTTGTCAAGTGGCTATTAGGTATCGGGAGACGTTAAGAAATGTTGATGGTGTTTCTTTTTTTGATGATATTCCCGGTATCAGACACAATTATTCATATTTCCCGATTTTCATAGATGCGAAAAAATATGGAATGTCTCGTGATGAATTGTATTTCAAGATGAGAGAGCAAAATGTATTAGGACGAAGATATTTTTATCCGTTAATTAGTACATTCTCGACATATCGTGGATTAGAAAGTTCAAAGTGGGAAAATCTTCCTGTGGCACAAAGAATTGCAGAACAGGTTATTTGTTTACCTATGCACCATGGATTGTCGGAAGAAGATATTGCCAAAGTCATAAGTTGTATTGTGAAATGA
- a CDS encoding acetyl-CoA carboxylase biotin carboxylase subunit family protein has protein sequence MNQESKQKKLLLLGGSPQQLIAIQKAKELGFYTVLCDYLPDNPGQYIADKFYQVSTTDVNAVYEVAKKEAVDGILPYCSDPAALPASIVCSLLNLPSNPFKSVEILGLKYKFREFLKNNGFVCPNFFIFNSDDSIKLIIEKTKNLKYPYLIKPTDSSGSKGISIIHDESQLKTAIVKGGNFSRNGIFVCEEYIKRGYPYIIEVELYVEHGKIEMIAYTISLRNKSNEGLLPLGYLWSSELPDGYKEKIKNELQRIIDILDIKAGEMNSELIINEDNEVQFIEIGPRAGGNMIPIVLSDAFKFDLVRAQINTALGIPSGIKEINKEMDGKYCLYVLHSLQSGRFVDINIDDKIKPFVYRVNYYIEKGEQIEAYDNAWNAIGMMFLHFPDTKTAEAYYLRLDELIKIVVE, from the coding sequence ATGAATCAGGAATCCAAGCAAAAGAAATTATTATTGTTGGGAGGTTCGCCCCAACAGCTAATTGCTATACAAAAGGCGAAAGAATTAGGTTTTTATACTGTCCTTTGCGACTATTTACCTGATAATCCAGGTCAATATATAGCAGATAAATTTTATCAAGTATCAACAACAGATGTAAATGCTGTCTATGAAGTTGCCAAAAAGGAGGCTGTTGACGGAATACTGCCGTATTGTTCTGATCCAGCTGCACTTCCTGCTTCTATAGTGTGTAGTCTCCTTAATCTTCCTTCAAACCCGTTCAAGTCTGTCGAAATCCTTGGTCTGAAATATAAATTTAGAGAATTTCTTAAAAATAATGGATTTGTCTGTCCGAATTTTTTTATTTTTAATTCAGACGACTCTATTAAATTGATAATAGAAAAGACAAAAAATTTAAAGTATCCATATTTAATAAAGCCTACAGATAGTTCAGGATCCAAAGGCATCAGTATAATACATGATGAAAGTCAGTTGAAAACTGCAATCGTTAAAGGTGGGAATTTTTCAAGAAATGGAATTTTTGTTTGTGAAGAATATATAAAAAGAGGTTATCCGTATATCATAGAGGTGGAGTTGTATGTTGAACATGGTAAAATTGAAATGATTGCATATACGATAAGTCTTCGTAATAAAAGTAATGAAGGATTATTACCTCTTGGTTATTTGTGGTCAAGTGAATTGCCTGACGGATATAAAGAAAAAATCAAAAATGAACTTCAACGGATAATTGACATTTTGGATATTAAGGCAGGAGAGATGAATTCTGAGCTTATAATCAACGAAGACAATGAAGTTCAGTTTATTGAAATAGGTCCTAGGGCTGGGGGTAATATGATTCCTATAGTTTTATCTGATGCGTTTAAGTTTGATTTGGTAAGGGCACAGATCAATACAGCATTGGGCATTCCTTCTGGAATTAAGGAAATAAACAAAGAGATGGACGGTAAATATTGTTTGTATGTCTTGCATTCTCTTCAAAGTGGACGATTTGTGGATATCAATATAGATGACAAAATAAAGCCGTTTGTTTATCGTGTGAATTACTATATAGAAAAAGGAGAACAGATAGAGGCATACGATAATGCGTGGAATGCCATTGGCATGATGTTTCTTCACTTTCCTGACACGAAAACAGCAGAAGCCTACTATTTGAGGCTAGATGAACTCATTAAAATTGTAGTGGAATAA
- a CDS encoding sugar O-acyltransferase has protein sequence MKDLIIIGAGGFGKEALVIAQEMNKNNPQWNILGFLDDTKPINTEIFRGFRTIGTIKDWEPSNNQYFSIGISNPQAKETIYNLFKNKGAQFATLVLPTAFIPTETILGECCLIGHAWFGVDVILGNCVTVMSSMIGEATIGDFATTTGFSNIAGAILGKRVFVGSQAVILNGKTIGDDAKIGAGSIVIRNVKPGTTVFGNPAKEI, from the coding sequence ATGAAAGACTTAATAATAATAGGGGCAGGTGGTTTTGGAAAAGAAGCTCTTGTAATAGCTCAAGAAATGAACAAAAACAATCCGCAATGGAATATACTTGGTTTTTTAGACGATACAAAGCCTATTAATACTGAAATATTTAGAGGTTTTAGAACGATAGGTACGATAAAAGATTGGGAACCATCTAATAATCAATATTTTTCAATCGGAATTTCCAATCCACAAGCAAAAGAAACAATATACAATTTATTTAAAAATAAAGGAGCTCAATTTGCAACACTAGTATTACCCACTGCGTTTATTCCTACTGAAACAATTTTAGGAGAATGTTGTTTAATTGGGCACGCTTGGTTTGGAGTAGATGTGATTTTAGGTAATTGCGTCACCGTAATGTCTTCAATGATTGGTGAAGCAACCATTGGAGATTTTGCTACAACAACAGGCTTTTCAAATATAGCAGGTGCAATACTTGGGAAACGTGTATTTGTTGGTAGTCAAGCTGTGATTCTAAATGGAAAAACAATAGGTGATGATGCTAAAATTGGAGCTGGTAGTATTGTAATTAGAAATGTAAAACCAGGTACGACTGTATTTGGTAATCCTGCGAAAGAGATTTGA
- a CDS encoding glycosyltransferase, whose protein sequence is MDGFVMQRTNFPIEIIVHDDASTDSTAAIVKEYEKKHPHLFNNIYRTENWYSQGKDILGYLFTQKARGKYIALCEGDDYWTDPLKLQKQVFFLEVNVDYALVYTGVQKVNSNSEPMVRNMLKSVSGNITKYFFTQGNPVVTATVCFRSKYLLGYGEEIKKIPFGLKMGDLPLWIYISLHGKFKYIEDKTTSYRILSESASHSKSKERVTSFIANTRDILLYFNNQYEIGIPESVICKKYYGTLIRNMASFGRKDFILSYFDGVKYYPSLLLNWKLLLLFFIRIILGKKC, encoded by the coding sequence TTGGATGGATTTGTAATGCAACGAACAAATTTTCCAATAGAGATTATTGTACATGATGATGCTTCTACAGACTCTACCGCTGCTATTGTAAAAGAGTATGAGAAAAAACATCCCCATTTATTCAATAATATCTATCGAACAGAAAATTGGTATTCGCAAGGCAAAGATATTTTGGGGTATTTGTTTACACAAAAAGCAAGAGGGAAATATATCGCTTTATGTGAGGGGGATGATTATTGGACGGATCCATTGAAGTTACAGAAACAGGTGTTTTTTTTGGAGGTAAATGTAGACTATGCATTAGTTTATACTGGGGTACAAAAAGTAAATAGTAACTCTGAACCTATGGTGCGTAACATGTTGAAGAGTGTTTCTGGAAATATTACGAAATATTTTTTTACACAGGGAAATCCTGTTGTAACGGCCACGGTTTGTTTTCGTAGTAAATATTTGTTGGGATACGGAGAGGAGATAAAGAAAATCCCGTTTGGCTTAAAAATGGGAGATTTACCATTATGGATTTATATTAGTTTACATGGAAAATTTAAATATATAGAAGATAAAACAACTTCTTATCGGATTTTGAGTGAATCTGCAAGCCATTCAAAAAGTAAGGAACGAGTAACTTCATTTATTGCTAATACAAGAGATATTTTGTTGTATTTTAATAATCAATATGAGATAGGAATACCTGAAAGTGTTATTTGTAAAAAGTATTATGGAACATTAATTAGGAATATGGCATCTTTTGGTAGGAAAGATTTTATATTATCTTATTTTGATGGAGTAAAGTATTATCCAAGTTTATTGTTAAATTGGAAGTTGTTGCTACTTTTCTTTATAAGGATTATTCTAGGAAAAAAATGTTAG
- a CDS encoding EpsG family protein, whose translation MIIYWVIALFLIILSFFKNKRFLMLSFFILLFVAGLRSIEIGTDTSNYAMFFLAGEDMTSYYKAFEYGWTYLNLFVYKLGLDYQWIIFLSSCFFLLPLYGGIYKQSKKPLFSVCLSYLLFYYCYSFNITRQMIAVAIVLYGYQYIIQRNILKYSLTILLAFCFHSSVFIALPIYYINKIKLSPVIACSLLVSTFLLGSTNIKFLLLFLSSIVGNYEEYIHALVSNGETVFSASRMLLNVFFAFIICVADRNNIYLKIIFVGIMMMNLLAIQPAIARISYYFVAAQVIFYPNMDLKYLKKYRPLIKLSVYLYALAVFSSLLLNNVGEIVPYTFFFENVF comes from the coding sequence ATGATTATTTATTGGGTAATTGCTTTATTTTTAATAATACTATCTTTTTTCAAAAATAAAAGGTTTTTGATGTTAAGTTTCTTTATATTGTTATTTGTTGCGGGATTACGCTCAATAGAAATAGGAACAGATACGTCAAATTATGCAATGTTTTTTCTTGCCGGAGAAGATATGACATCGTACTACAAAGCTTTTGAGTATGGGTGGACATATTTGAATTTATTTGTTTATAAATTAGGGCTAGATTATCAATGGATTATATTTCTTTCTTCTTGTTTCTTTCTTCTTCCTTTATACGGAGGAATCTATAAACAAAGTAAGAAACCTTTATTTTCTGTTTGTTTGAGTTATCTTCTGTTTTATTATTGTTATTCATTTAATATCACGAGACAGATGATAGCGGTTGCAATTGTCCTTTATGGATATCAATATATAATTCAACGTAATATTTTGAAATATTCTTTAACTATATTATTGGCATTTTGTTTTCATTCATCTGTGTTTATCGCATTACCTATTTATTATATTAATAAAATAAAATTGTCGCCAGTTATTGCTTGCAGCCTTCTTGTTTCGACATTTTTATTGGGTTCTACGAATATAAAATTTCTTTTGTTATTTTTATCTAGTATTGTTGGAAATTATGAGGAATATATTCATGCTCTTGTTTCAAATGGTGAAACGGTTTTTTCCGCATCAAGGATGCTATTGAATGTGTTTTTTGCATTTATTATATGTGTGGCAGATCGAAATAATATTTATCTTAAAATTATTTTTGTTGGAATAATGATGATGAATCTTCTTGCAATTCAACCTGCTATTGCGAGAATTTCATATTATTTTGTTGCTGCTCAAGTTATATTTTATCCCAACATGGACTTGAAATATTTGAAAAAATATAGACCACTTATAAAATTGAGTGTTTATTTATACGCATTGGCCGTTTTTTCTAGTTTATTATTGAATAATGTTGGAGAGATTGTTCCATATACATTCTTTTTTGAAAATGTTTTTTGA
- a CDS encoding glycosyltransferase, translating into MNILVNASNLKKGGGVQVADSICCLLEGFTQYHFVVVLSSFMQATRYKMKNVKNVEVVIHDVNNNVSTLLFGRDSFLDGLVKNRRIDGVLTVFGPSRWNPKCVHLSGFARPHLVMPLSPYFRQLSYLARLKEKLQNILLKYMFARSTHFFFTENPYISKLVGQLFRKSSVYTITNYYNQVYDHPENWVKKVLPPFEGITLLTVTAYYTHKNLPISIEIARVLRKKYPNFIFRFVFTVEEAQFPVIEEELQGHFVFVGRVDIVECPSLYEQSDIMFLPTLLECFSATYPEAMKMECPIVTTDLEFAKGLCGNAARYYSPLSAVEAAEAIYQVGTNVSLRKQLIDAGKQQLKTYDTYDERVSKLVRLLEHLIDVNKSN; encoded by the coding sequence ATGAATATATTAGTTAATGCTTCGAACTTGAAAAAGGGGGGAGGGGTACAGGTTGCCGACTCAATATGTTGTTTATTGGAAGGTTTTACCCAATATCATTTTGTTGTAGTATTGTCTTCTTTTATGCAGGCAACTCGATATAAAATGAAGAATGTGAAAAACGTAGAGGTTGTGATACACGATGTAAACAATAATGTGTCAACATTGCTCTTCGGAAGAGATTCTTTTTTGGATGGGTTAGTGAAAAACAGAAGAATAGATGGAGTATTGACGGTGTTTGGGCCTTCTCGTTGGAATCCTAAATGTGTTCATTTAAGTGGTTTTGCTAGGCCCCATCTTGTAATGCCGTTATCTCCTTATTTCCGACAATTGTCGTATCTTGCTCGACTTAAGGAAAAATTGCAGAATATATTGTTGAAATATATGTTTGCACGGAGTACACATTTCTTTTTTACGGAGAATCCATATATTTCTAAATTGGTAGGGCAATTATTTAGAAAAAGCTCGGTGTACACGATTACGAATTATTATAATCAAGTGTACGACCATCCTGAGAATTGGGTAAAGAAAGTATTGCCGCCGTTTGAAGGGATAACACTGTTAACGGTAACAGCATATTACACACATAAAAATTTGCCAATTTCTATCGAGATTGCTCGTGTTTTAAGGAAGAAGTATCCTAATTTTATTTTTCGTTTTGTATTCACAGTAGAAGAGGCTCAATTCCCTGTTATTGAAGAGGAATTGCAGGGGCATTTTGTTTTTGTTGGTAGGGTTGATATTGTCGAATGTCCTTCGCTTTATGAACAGAGTGATATCATGTTTTTGCCGACTCTTTTGGAATGTTTCTCGGCAACTTATCCAGAAGCGATGAAAATGGAATGTCCAATAGTGACAACAGATTTGGAATTTGCTAAAGGTTTATGTGGTAATGCGGCACGTTATTATTCTCCACTTTCTGCGGTTGAGGCTGCGGAGGCTATTTATCAAGTGGGAACAAATGTATCTCTTCGAAAACAATTGATAGATGCTGGAAAACAACAACTTAAAACGTACGATACTTATGACGAAAGGGTAAGTAAATTGGTGCGTTTGTTAGAACATTTGATAGATGTAAATAAATCTAATTGA
- a CDS encoding polysaccharide biosynthesis protein has protein sequence MSTFEDKILLITGGTGSFGNAVLRRFLDSDIKEIRIFSRDEKKQDDMRHQLQNSKVKFYIGNVRDRQSVDEAMNGVDYVFAAAALKQVPSCEFFPLQAVQTNVIGTDNVLESAIAHGVKNVVVLSTDKAAYPINAMGISKAMMEKVAIAKGRALGEGATTIICCTRYGNVMASRGSVIPLWVEQIKSGKPITITDPNMTRFMMTLDNAVDLVLYAFEHGHNGDLFVQKAPAATLDVLAEALKQLYKTDMEVKVIGTRHGEKLYETLVTREEMAKAIDMGEYYRIPCDNRDLNYDKYFKEGDEKIATIEDYHSHNTTRLNVEGMKELLLKLRFIREDLGLEERRKSSEIRSE, from the coding sequence ATGTCTACTTTTGAAGATAAAATTCTTTTAATTACTGGAGGTACAGGATCATTTGGTAATGCTGTACTTCGGAGGTTTTTAGATTCAGATATTAAAGAAATCCGAATATTTAGCCGAGACGAAAAAAAACAGGATGACATGCGTCATCAGTTACAGAATTCAAAGGTGAAATTTTATATTGGGAATGTGAGAGATCGGCAATCTGTAGATGAGGCTATGAACGGGGTGGATTACGTGTTTGCTGCGGCGGCATTGAAGCAGGTACCAAGTTGTGAGTTTTTCCCGTTGCAAGCGGTACAGACGAACGTGATCGGTACGGATAACGTGTTAGAGTCGGCAATAGCGCATGGTGTGAAAAATGTGGTCGTATTGTCAACAGACAAGGCGGCTTATCCGATTAACGCCATGGGCATCTCGAAGGCAATGATGGAAAAGGTGGCGATAGCCAAGGGAAGAGCCCTCGGGGAAGGAGCGACGACAATAATTTGTTGTACTCGTTATGGTAATGTTATGGCTAGTCGAGGGAGTGTGATTCCGTTGTGGGTAGAACAGATTAAATCGGGAAAACCTATTACGATTACTGATCCGAACATGACTCGTTTTATGATGACGTTGGATAATGCGGTTGATCTAGTTCTGTATGCTTTCGAGCATGGTCATAATGGGGATTTGTTTGTTCAAAAAGCCCCAGCTGCAACATTGGATGTACTTGCAGAGGCGTTGAAACAGTTGTACAAGACTGATATGGAAGTGAAAGTGATAGGAACCCGTCACGGGGAAAAACTTTACGAGACATTGGTAACTCGGGAAGAGATGGCGAAAGCGATAGACATGGGAGAATATTACCGGATTCCTTGTGATAACCGAGATTTGAATTATGACAAGTATTTCAAAGAAGGAGATGAAAAAATTGCCACGATCGAGGATTATCATAGCCATAACACGACCCGTCTCAATGTGGAAGGGATGAAAGAGTTGTTGTTGAAACTTCGGTTTATTCGGGAAGACCTGGGTTTGGAGGAAAGAAGAAAATCTTCTGAGATACGCTCGGAATAA
- a CDS encoding capsular polysaccharide biosynthesis protein CapF — MNVLITGAKGFIGRNLVSQLRNIQSGKVKNYNVSGELNVFEYDVDSDSKKLEDYCKEADFVFNLAGVNRPKDESEFKKGNFEFASTLLETLKKHSNSCPVMISSSIQAALDNPYGESKRAGEDLMFEYARETGARVLVYRFPNVFGKWCRPNYNSAVATFCHNIANDLPVQVNDGSVMMRLVYVDDVVDELIGALSGDEHRDGNYCFVPTVHEIELSKIVDLILSFKKDRESLNVPDMEDPFTKKLYSTYLSYLPKYGFGYPLKMNVDDRGSFTEIIRTSDRGQFSVNISKPGITKGNHWHHTKNEKFLVVSGRGVIRFRDMNTPNGEVIEYFVSGEKMEVIDIPTGYTHNIENLGKGEMVTFMWCNECFDPERPDAYFEKV; from the coding sequence ATGAATGTATTAATAACGGGAGCCAAGGGTTTCATTGGGCGAAACCTCGTGTCCCAATTGAGGAATATCCAGTCAGGTAAGGTAAAAAATTATAACGTGTCTGGAGAGTTAAACGTTTTTGAATATGACGTGGATAGTGACTCGAAGAAGTTGGAGGACTATTGCAAGGAAGCAGATTTCGTTTTTAATTTGGCAGGAGTGAATCGCCCGAAGGATGAATCTGAATTCAAGAAGGGAAATTTCGAGTTTGCTTCGACCTTATTAGAAACGCTAAAGAAGCATAGTAACTCATGTCCGGTTATGATCTCGTCCTCGATTCAAGCCGCTTTGGATAACCCTTATGGGGAGTCTAAACGAGCAGGAGAAGATTTGATGTTTGAGTATGCGAGGGAGACGGGTGCAAGGGTATTGGTTTATCGTTTCCCGAATGTGTTTGGGAAATGGTGTCGTCCGAATTATAACAGTGCAGTGGCCACGTTTTGTCACAATATCGCCAATGATTTACCGGTGCAGGTGAATGATGGGAGTGTGATGATGAGGCTTGTGTACGTGGATGACGTGGTGGACGAGTTGATCGGGGCTCTCTCGGGGGACGAGCATCGGGATGGGAATTATTGTTTCGTCCCCACGGTACACGAGATTGAGCTTAGCAAGATCGTGGATTTGATACTCTCGTTCAAGAAGGATCGGGAGAGCTTGAATGTTCCGGATATGGAAGATCCTTTCACGAAGAAGTTGTATTCCACGTACCTATCGTACCTACCGAAATACGGTTTCGGTTACCCGTTAAAGATGAACGTGGATGACCGGGGAAGTTTTACAGAGATAATTCGTACAAGCGATCGGGGACAATTTTCAGTGAACATCTCTAAACCAGGAATAACTAAGGGTAATCACTGGCATCACACGAAAAACGAGAAATTTTTAGTGGTGAGTGGGCGAGGTGTGATCCGTTTCCGGGATATGAATACCCCGAACGGAGAGGTGATCGAGTATTTTGTTTCCGGAGAAAAGATGGAGGTGATTGATATTCCCACGGGATACACACATAACATAGAGAATCTTGGAAAAGGGGAAATGGTCACGTTCATGTGGTGTAACGAGTGTTTTGATCCAGAACGTCCGGATGCCTATTTCGAGAAAGTTTAA
- a CDS encoding UDP-N-acetyl glucosamine 2-epimerase produces the protein MDINIDYSEIRFRDNGKLKLLIIVGTRPEIIRLSAVINKCRIYFDCILAHTGQNYDYNLNGIFFRDLKLEDPEVYMNAVGDDLGATVGNVINCSYKLMVATRPDALLILGDTNSCLSAIAAKRLHIPIFHMEAGNRCKDECLPEETNRRIVDIISDVNICYSEHARRYLAENGLPKERTYVTGSPMAEVLQANLRDIEASNIHARLGLEKGKYLLLSAHREENIDTEKNFLSLFTAINAMAEKYGMPILYSCHPRSRKRLEQSGFKLDRRVIQHEPLGFHDYNCLQMNAYAVISDSGTLPEESSFFTSIGYPFPAVCIRTSTERPEALDKGGFILAGIDEKSLLQAVGTAVEMTVKGDNGLPIPDYIEKNVSTKVVKLIQSYTGVVDKMVWRKY, from the coding sequence ATGGATATAAATATAGATTATTCCGAAATCCGTTTTCGAGATAACGGGAAGTTGAAGTTATTGATTATCGTGGGTACCCGCCCGGAGATTATCCGGCTGTCGGCTGTGATCAATAAATGTAGAATATATTTTGACTGCATCTTGGCCCACACTGGACAAAATTATGATTATAACTTGAACGGGATATTCTTCCGGGATTTGAAGTTGGAGGACCCGGAGGTATACATGAACGCAGTGGGAGATGATTTGGGGGCCACGGTGGGGAATGTTATCAATTGTAGTTATAAATTGATGGTGGCCACGAGGCCTGATGCCTTGTTGATTTTGGGAGACACGAATAGTTGTCTTTCTGCGATAGCGGCGAAACGATTACATATTCCAATATTTCACATGGAGGCGGGAAATCGTTGCAAGGACGAGTGCTTGCCGGAGGAAACGAACCGTCGGATAGTGGATATTATATCTGACGTGAACATATGTTATAGCGAGCATGCCCGTCGTTATCTGGCTGAGAACGGGTTACCCAAAGAGAGAACTTACGTGACTGGGTCTCCGATGGCAGAAGTGTTACAGGCTAATTTAAGAGATATCGAGGCATCTAACATTCATGCAAGATTGGGTTTGGAGAAGGGAAAATACTTGTTGCTCTCGGCTCACCGGGAAGAGAATATCGACACGGAAAAGAATTTTCTTTCCCTTTTCACGGCGATTAACGCTATGGCAGAAAAGTATGGCATGCCAATATTATATAGTTGTCACCCGAGATCAAGAAAACGTTTGGAGCAGAGTGGTTTTAAATTGGATCGGCGGGTGATACAACACGAACCATTAGGTTTTCATGATTACAATTGTCTCCAGATGAACGCTTATGCGGTGATTTCCGATAGTGGGACTTTACCGGAAGAGAGTAGCTTTTTTACTTCGATAGGTTATCCCTTCCCGGCCGTGTGCATTCGTACTTCAACGGAGCGGCCGGAGGCGTTGGATAAGGGAGGATTTATCCTTGCCGGGATCGACGAGAAGTCGTTACTTCAGGCTGTGGGAACGGCTGTAGAGATGACGGTGAAAGGAGACAATGGTTTACCTATTCCTGATTATATCGAAAAAAATGTGTCGACTAAAGTGGTAAAATTGATTCAAAGTTACACGGGAGTGGTTGATAAAATGGTGTGGAGAAAGTATTAA
- a CDS encoding glycosyltransferase family 4 protein has product MNVLFLTLGWITDINARGIYTDLLREFIHHGHRCYIVTPKERSTGEPTSVTDFPGGKILGVKTLNIQKTNIVEKGIGMLLLERQYLYAIRKYFANVYFDLILYSTPPITFNQVIESEKKRCGARTYLLLKDIFPQNAVDLGMFSRKGLFYRFFRKKEQKLYQISDYIGCMSPANVQFVLRYNPGVDPRKVEVCPNCVKLEEMEKEVDREQVLGELGIPSEKTIFVYGGNLGKPQGVDFLMEVLEVNERRSNSYFVVIGSGTEYPRLKRWFLDNDLQNSKLLSALPKEQYDNLVRVCDIGLIFLDRRFTIPNYPSRLLSYLESRVPVLLATDRNTDIGMIAVENGYGCWVESGDLEGFFSLVKKLVWNVNLREEMGQRGYQFLKENYTVEKGYEIIMNHFK; this is encoded by the coding sequence ATGAATGTATTGTTCTTAACATTAGGTTGGATTACAGATATTAACGCACGAGGAATATACACAGACTTACTTCGGGAATTCATTCACCATGGACATCGTTGCTATATCGTGACACCGAAAGAACGTTCGACGGGAGAACCTACAAGTGTAACAGATTTCCCTGGGGGAAAGATTCTTGGGGTTAAGACGTTGAATATTCAGAAAACGAATATAGTGGAGAAAGGGATCGGGATGTTGTTGTTGGAAAGACAGTATTTGTATGCAATACGGAAATATTTTGCGAATGTTTATTTCGATTTGATTCTTTACTCTACGCCGCCAATTACTTTTAACCAGGTGATTGAGAGTGAAAAGAAAAGGTGTGGGGCGAGAACTTATTTGCTGTTAAAAGATATATTCCCTCAAAATGCGGTAGATTTAGGGATGTTTTCTCGAAAAGGCTTATTTTATCGTTTTTTTCGTAAGAAAGAACAAAAGTTGTATCAAATTTCCGATTATATAGGTTGTATGTCTCCGGCTAACGTGCAGTTCGTGTTAAGATATAACCCGGGAGTGGATCCTCGAAAAGTGGAAGTTTGTCCTAATTGTGTAAAATTAGAGGAGATGGAGAAGGAGGTTGACCGTGAACAAGTATTAGGCGAGTTAGGTATCCCTTCCGAGAAAACGATATTCGTGTATGGTGGAAATTTAGGAAAACCTCAAGGGGTAGATTTTTTGATGGAAGTTTTAGAAGTGAATGAGCGAAGGAGTAACTCTTATTTCGTGGTAATTGGCAGTGGAACAGAATACCCGAGGTTGAAACGTTGGTTTTTAGATAATGATCTTCAGAACTCAAAATTATTATCTGCTTTACCCAAAGAACAATACGATAATTTGGTTCGGGTGTGTGATATCGGTTTGATATTTTTAGATCGTCGTTTTACAATTCCCAATTATCCTTCTCGTTTGTTATCGTATTTAGAAAGTCGGGTACCGGTGTTGTTGGCAACAGATCGGAACACGGATATTGGGATGATTGCGGTTGAGAACGGTTATGGTTGTTGGGTTGAGAGTGGGGATTTGGAAGGATTTTTTAGTCTTGTTAAAAAATTAGTTTGGAATGTTAACTTGCGAGAGGAGATGGGACAACGGGGATATCAATTCCTGAAAGAAAATTACACGGTAGAGAAAGGTTATGAAATAATCATGAATCATTTTAAATGA